One stretch of Gemmatimonadota bacterium DNA includes these proteins:
- a CDS encoding (2Fe-2S)-binding protein, giving the protein MPGKVHVTTTINGESVEFLCEPRQTILEVLRDQLDLTGTKEGCSNGNCGACSILVNGEVIDSCLMMGVEAEGQELTTIEGVASADGLHPLQQKFLEHAALQCGICTPGFIVAAKALLDQESDPSEERIRLYLAGNLCRCTGYDKIVRAVQDAASEMAE; this is encoded by the coding sequence ATGCCAGGAAAAGTTCACGTTACAACGACAATTAATGGAGAATCGGTCGAGTTTTTGTGCGAACCTCGGCAGACAATTCTCGAGGTTTTGCGGGATCAACTCGATCTTACGGGCACGAAAGAGGGTTGCAGCAATGGCAACTGCGGCGCGTGTAGCATACTGGTCAATGGCGAGGTTATCGATTCCTGCCTGATGATGGGTGTCGAAGCCGAGGGGCAGGAACTCACGACAATTGAAGGCGTTGCAAGTGCCGATGGTTTGCATCCTCTTCAGCAAAAATTTCTCGAACACGCAGCCCTTCAGTGCGGCATTTGCACACCGGGCTTTATTGTGGCCGCCAAGGCATTGCTCGATCAAGAGTCGGATCCTTCGGAAGAACGCATTCGGTTATACTTAGCGGGAAATCTGTGCCGTTGCACGGGTTATGACAAAATCGTCCGCGCGGTGCAAGACGCCGCGTCTGAAATGGCCGAATAG
- a CDS encoding xanthine dehydrogenase family protein molybdopterin-binding subunit: MATKTEDYLGITDYKVIGTSPIRHDGVDKVVGRAKYGADIDMAGMLHGAVVRSPHAHARIKSIDTSKAEALAGVKAVITVDDLPLQEDKIEDLGEGAANLQHLRANVLADGKVLYHGHAVAAVAATDIHTAQEAVDSIDVEYEVL, translated from the coding sequence ATGGCGACAAAAACAGAAGATTATCTGGGCATTACGGATTACAAAGTTATTGGCACCAGTCCGATACGGCACGATGGCGTCGATAAAGTCGTCGGTCGGGCAAAATACGGTGCAGATATCGATATGGCAGGCATGTTGCACGGGGCAGTTGTGCGCAGCCCACACGCGCATGCGCGGATCAAATCAATAGATACGAGCAAGGCAGAGGCGCTTGCAGGTGTAAAAGCCGTGATTACGGTTGACGACCTGCCTTTACAAGAAGATAAAATTGAAGACCTGGGTGAAGGTGCTGCCAATCTGCAGCACCTGCGCGCAAATGTGCTGGCCGATGGCAAGGTATTGTATCACGGCCATGCAGTTGCAGCGGTTGCCGCAACAGATATTCACACAGCGCAAGAAGCCGTTGATTCGATTGATGTCGAATACGAGGTGTTGC